In Falco cherrug isolate bFalChe1 chromosome 5, bFalChe1.pri, whole genome shotgun sequence, one DNA window encodes the following:
- the LOC102048524 gene encoding endonuclease domain-containing 1 protein-like — protein sequence MLLLLLLQVLASCLWLGCSEVVTSFESSCPQFFFRATPPNEALEPESPAWICQLYKNQYYYATLYDRNRRIPVYSAYLYQPGPGKRPKTWLVEPQLMGPTHPKTMEREWTLLNYFSVTLEQLSKSQAILQDYKNLTGLNRGHLNPSGHHSDSGSRTATFTLTNIVPQNEKLNGGAWKNYEQQMMIRRTQGCNTTYVIVGAVPGNNYIAKGRVNKPSHIWSSACCEVDTNHRKAWAVIAENDKNEVQLLTLGELEDRLTQLYGRDQVSLFDSDCPRE from the exons atgctgttgctgctgctgctgcaggtcttGGCGAGCTGCctctggctgggatgcagtgAGGTGGTGACATCCTTTGAAAGTTCATGCCCTCAGTTTTTCTTCCGGGCAACTCCCCCAAATGAAGCCCTGGAGCCGGAGAGCCCAGCCTGGATCTGCCAGCTTTACAAGAACCAGTATTACTATGCCACCCTGTACGACAGGAACAGGCGTATTCCCGTATACTCTGCTTACCTCTACCAGCCTGGACCGGGCAAGAGACCTAAAACGTGGCTGGTTGAGCCCCAG CTGATGGGTCCAACTCATCCCAAAACTATGGAAAGAGAGTGGACCCTCTTAAATTATTTCAGCGTCACCTTAGAGCAACTCAGCAAGAGTCAAGCTATCCTCCAAGACTACAAGAACCTGACAGGTTTGAACCGTGGCCATTTGAACCCCAGTGGCCATCACTCCGACTCCGGCAGCAGGACGGCTACCTTCACCCTCACCAACATAGTGCCCCAGAATGAGAAACTCAACGGTGGTGCTTGGAAGAACTATGAGCAGCAAATGATGATCAGAAGGACCCAGGGCTGTAACACCACCTATGTCATCGTGGGTGCCGTGCCTGGGAACAACTATATCGCCAAGGGGAGGGTGAATAAACCCAGCCACATCTGGTCGAGTGCCTGCTGCGAGGTGGACACCAACCACAGAAAGGCTTGGGCGGTCATTGCCGAGAATGACAAGAATGAGGTCCAGCTCCTCACgctgggggagctggaggaCAGGTTGACCCAGCTCTATGGGAGGGACCAGGTTTCTCTGTTTGACAGTGACTGTCCCCGGGAATAA